A genomic segment from Bradyrhizobium sp. CB1015 encodes:
- the rpoN gene encoding RNA polymerase factor sigma-54 gives MALTQRLEFRQSQSLVMTPQLMQAIKLLQLSNLDLTTFVEEELERNPLLERASDEGPAEAPAEAGSYGDSEGGQGEAQGEDGFGGSAEGFEPGQEEWMSKDLGTRAEIEQTLDTGLDNVFSEEPAEAAARNAQDAAPTTYTEWGGGASGDEDYNLEAFVAAETTLSDHLAEQLSVAFTAPAQRMIGQYLIDLVDEAGYLPPDLGQAAERLGASQAEVEHVLAVLQKFDPPGVCARSLSECLAIQLRELDRYDPAMQALVEHLDLLAKRDIAALRKICGVDDEDIADMIGEIRRLNPKPGMKFGSARLQTMVPDVYVRPGPDGGWHVELNSDTLPRVLVNQTYYSELSKKIGKDGDKSYFTDALQNATWLVRALDQRARTILKVATEIVRQQDGFFTHGVAHLRPLNLKAVADAIQMHESTVSRVTANKYMATNRGTFELKYFFTASIASADGGEAHSAEAVRHHIKQLIDSEEPSAILSDDTIVERLRASGIDIARRTVAKYREAMRIPSSVQRRRDKQSALGNVLSTALSDRSRNPEPA, from the coding sequence ATGGCGCTTACGCAGAGATTAGAGTTCCGGCAATCGCAGTCGCTGGTCATGACGCCGCAGCTGATGCAGGCGATCAAGCTGCTGCAATTGTCCAATCTCGATCTCACGACCTTCGTGGAAGAGGAGCTCGAGCGAAACCCCCTGCTGGAGCGGGCCAGTGACGAGGGCCCCGCGGAAGCCCCGGCCGAGGCCGGCAGTTACGGCGATTCCGAGGGTGGTCAGGGCGAGGCTCAGGGCGAGGACGGCTTCGGCGGCAGCGCGGAAGGCTTCGAGCCGGGCCAGGAAGAATGGATGAGCAAGGATCTCGGCACCCGGGCCGAGATCGAGCAGACCCTGGACACCGGCCTCGACAACGTCTTCTCCGAGGAGCCGGCCGAGGCTGCGGCGCGCAACGCCCAGGATGCCGCGCCGACCACCTATACCGAATGGGGCGGCGGCGCCTCCGGTGACGAAGACTACAATCTCGAAGCTTTTGTCGCGGCCGAGACAACGTTGTCGGACCATCTCGCCGAGCAGCTCTCGGTCGCCTTCACCGCGCCCGCGCAGCGCATGATCGGCCAGTACCTGATCGACCTCGTCGACGAGGCCGGCTATCTGCCGCCCGATCTCGGCCAGGCCGCCGAGCGTCTTGGCGCATCGCAGGCCGAGGTCGAACACGTCCTCGCGGTGCTGCAAAAATTCGACCCGCCCGGCGTCTGCGCGCGCTCTCTTAGCGAGTGTCTGGCGATCCAGCTGCGCGAGCTCGACCGCTACGACCCCGCAATGCAGGCGCTGGTCGAGCATCTCGATCTGCTCGCCAAGCGCGACATCGCGGCACTGCGCAAGATCTGCGGCGTCGACGATGAGGACATCGCCGACATGATCGGCGAGATCCGCCGCCTCAATCCCAAGCCGGGCATGAAGTTCGGCTCGGCGCGCCTGCAGACCATGGTGCCCGATGTCTATGTTCGTCCGGGTCCCGACGGCGGTTGGCATGTCGAGCTCAACAGCGACACCTTGCCGCGCGTGCTGGTCAACCAGACCTATTATTCCGAGCTGTCGAAGAAGATCGGCAAGGACGGCGACAAGTCCTATTTCACCGACGCGCTGCAGAACGCGACCTGGCTCGTGCGCGCGCTCGACCAGCGCGCCCGCACCATCCTGAAAGTGGCGACCGAGATCGTGCGCCAGCAGGACGGGTTCTTCACCCACGGCGTCGCGCATTTGCGGCCGCTCAATCTGAAGGCCGTCGCCGACGCCATCCAGATGCATGAATCCACGGTGTCGCGCGTCACCGCCAACAAATACATGGCGACCAACCGCGGCACGTTCGAGTTGAAATATTTCTTCACGGCCTCGATCGCCTCGGCCGATGGCGGCGAGGCGCATTCGGCGGAAGCGGTGCGTCACCACATCAAGCAGCTGATCGATTCGGAGGAGCCCTCCGCGATCCTGTCGGACGACACCATCGTGGAACGCTTGCGCGCCTCGGGCATTGATATTGCCCGCCGCACGGTCGCGAAATACCGCGAAGCCATGCGCATACCCTCCTCGGTGCAACGCCGCCGCGACAAGCAGAGTGCTCTTGGTAACGTCCTCTCTACCGCCTTGTCCGATCGCTCCCGCAATCCCGAACCGGCCTGA
- the lptB gene encoding LPS export ABC transporter ATP-binding protein: MVDLFSMFRRRPAKRGRPGFARQDITALGDSVGGLVPSPIRDAPPIARDQPRSPDQFQGDYQADYQTEPRPQAVHPVRTAARSNGAGGPQLLKRPGFLAVHSVEKAFGSRQVVRGVSIYVRRGEAVGLLGPNGAGKTTVFYMITGLIKADRGAIELDGHDVTKLPMYQRARLGIGYLPQEASIFRGLTVEQNIRAVLEVVEPSRKKREQQLDSLLDEFNITRLRKSPSIALSGGERRRVEIARALATRPNYMLLDEPFAGIDPIAVGDIQDLVRHLTNRGIGVLITDHNVRETLGLTDRAYIVYAGEILTEGTPDEIVADPDVRRLYLGEEFRL; encoded by the coding sequence ATGGTCGATCTCTTCAGCATGTTCCGTCGGCGCCCCGCCAAGCGCGGCCGGCCAGGATTTGCGCGTCAGGACATCACCGCGCTCGGTGACAGCGTCGGCGGCCTCGTGCCCAGTCCGATCAGGGACGCGCCGCCGATTGCCCGCGACCAGCCGCGCTCCCCCGACCAATTCCAGGGTGACTACCAGGCCGATTATCAGACCGAGCCGCGTCCGCAGGCGGTCCATCCCGTCCGGACTGCCGCCAGGTCCAACGGTGCCGGCGGGCCGCAGCTGTTGAAGCGGCCCGGCTTCCTGGCTGTGCATAGCGTGGAAAAAGCCTTCGGCAGCCGCCAGGTGGTGCGCGGCGTCAGCATCTATGTGCGCCGCGGTGAAGCCGTCGGCCTGCTCGGCCCGAACGGCGCCGGCAAGACCACCGTGTTCTACATGATCACCGGCCTGATCAAGGCCGATCGCGGCGCGATCGAGCTCGACGGCCACGACGTCACCAAGCTCCCGATGTATCAGCGCGCGCGGCTCGGCATCGGCTATCTGCCGCAGGAGGCCTCGATCTTCCGCGGTCTCACTGTCGAGCAGAACATCCGCGCCGTGCTCGAAGTGGTCGAGCCCTCGCGCAAGAAGCGCGAGCAGCAGCTCGATTCGCTGCTCGACGAGTTCAACATCACGCGCCTCAGGAAATCACCGTCGATTGCGCTGTCCGGCGGCGAGCGCCGCCGCGTCGAGATCGCGCGCGCGCTGGCAACACGGCCGAACTACATGCTGCTCGACGAGCCCTTCGCCGGCATCGATCCGATCGCGGTGGGCGACATCCAGGATCTCGTCCGCCATCTCACCAATCGCGGCATCGGCGTGCTGATCACCGACCACAATGTCCGCGAGACGCTCGGCCTCACCGACCGTGCCTATATCGTCTATGCCGGGGAAATCTTGACGGAGGGAACCCCGGATGAGATCGTCGCTGATCCGGACGTGCGCCGCCTTTACCTTGGCGAGGAATTCCGCCTCTAG
- a CDS encoding LptA/OstA family protein — protein sequence MMTCFPRDAVVSKAALAIGLALLATGAALAQSTMQGVPNAMQGFSQNRDQPIQIEAASLEMRDKKKEATFAGNVKVVQGDTTMTSKTLVVFYESGGGDKPATPQPAAKGAKSAPMQSAQPGPGGSSSIKRLEARGNVVVTQKDQVVTGDTAVFDTKTNLITMLGGSGQVVLTQCKNVMRGDRLTVDMTTGVSRVESDTGRVQVLLPQGGKDDCGPGGTGKPGTSPSLPQPGATKQK from the coding sequence ATGATGACCTGTTTTCCGCGCGATGCCGTTGTCAGCAAGGCCGCGCTCGCAATCGGCCTCGCACTGCTCGCCACGGGTGCGGCCCTTGCGCAGAGCACGATGCAGGGCGTGCCCAATGCGATGCAGGGCTTCTCGCAGAACCGCGATCAGCCGATCCAGATCGAAGCCGCCTCGCTCGAGATGCGCGACAAGAAGAAGGAGGCGACCTTCGCCGGCAATGTGAAGGTCGTGCAGGGCGACACCACCATGACCTCGAAGACGCTGGTGGTGTTCTATGAATCCGGCGGCGGCGACAAGCCCGCCACGCCGCAGCCTGCAGCGAAGGGCGCGAAATCGGCGCCCATGCAGTCGGCGCAGCCGGGGCCGGGCGGCAGCTCCTCGATCAAGCGGCTCGAGGCGCGCGGCAATGTCGTGGTCACCCAGAAGGACCAGGTGGTGACGGGCGACACCGCGGTGTTCGACACCAAGACCAACCTCATCACCATGCTCGGCGGCTCGGGCCAGGTGGTCCTGACGCAGTGCAAGAACGTGATGCGTGGTGACCGGCTGACGGTCGACATGACGACCGGCGTGTCCCGCGTGGAATCCGATACCGGCCGGGTTCAGGTCCTGCTGCCGCAGGGAGGCAAGGACGATTGCGGTCCCGGCGGCACGGGGAAGCCGGGCACCTCCCCTTCGCTGCCGCAGCCCGGCGCAACTAAACAAAAGTGA
- the lptC gene encoding LPS export ABC transporter periplasmic protein LptC: MNSAQNPAYDAALAAKFASAARHSRLVRILRIAVPGAVLLSMAAIVGVSIFNPFRMLMPKLPLDSGHLVVSGTRITMESPHLAGYTPDQRPYELWAKTATQDITDPDHVDLSDLRAKVLMEDQSTLFLDARTGRFDNKQQQLDLRKDILLRTSTGYEARLNSAFVDMGKGTVSSDERVDVKLTNGTLSADRLRITEGGDVIRFEGNVVMHLDKLDEPAATQPPPPEPAPTKTRAPQNKSANSK; encoded by the coding sequence GTGAATTCGGCCCAGAACCCCGCCTACGACGCCGCGCTCGCGGCGAAGTTCGCCAGCGCGGCGCGCCACAGCCGCCTGGTGCGGATTCTGCGCATCGCCGTGCCGGGTGCGGTGCTGCTGTCCATGGCCGCCATCGTCGGCGTCTCGATCTTCAATCCGTTCCGCATGCTGATGCCGAAGCTGCCGCTCGACTCCGGACATCTGGTGGTGTCGGGCACCAGGATCACGATGGAATCGCCGCACCTCGCCGGTTACACGCCGGACCAGCGGCCCTATGAGCTCTGGGCCAAGACCGCGACGCAGGACATCACCGACCCCGACCATGTCGATCTGTCGGATTTGCGCGCGAAGGTGCTGATGGAGGATCAATCGACCCTGTTCCTCGACGCCCGCACCGGCCGCTTCGACAACAAGCAGCAGCAGCTCGATCTGCGCAAGGATATCTTGCTGCGCACCTCGACCGGCTATGAGGCGCGGCTGAACTCGGCCTTCGTCGACATGGGCAAGGGCACGGTCTCCTCGGACGAGCGCGTCGACGTCAAGCTGACCAACGGCACGCTGAGCGCGGATCGCCTGCGAATTACCGAAGGCGGTGACGTCATCCGCTTCGAAGGCAACGTGGTGATGCATCTGGACAAGCTGGACGAGCCCGCCGCAACTCAGCCTCCACCACCCGAGCCCGCGCCGACGAAGACGCGCGCGCCTCAGAACAAGTCTGCCAATTCGAAGTGA
- a CDS encoding ribonuclease D, with product MTVRLHRGDLPDLSRYTGAVAIDTETMGLNPHRDRLCVVQLSPGDGSADVVQIPKGHTDAPNLKALLANPAVTKIFHFARFDVAVLYQTFGVMTGPIYCTKIASRLTRTYTDRHGLKDLVREVLNIDLSKQQQSSDWGSDSLTEPQLAYAASDVLHLHALRERLDAMLVREGRSQLAQACFDFLPTRALLDLQGWAEEDIFAHS from the coding sequence ATGACCGTACGCCTGCACCGCGGCGACCTGCCCGACCTGTCCCGCTACACCGGAGCGGTGGCGATCGATACCGAGACCATGGGGCTGAACCCGCACCGCGACCGGCTCTGCGTGGTGCAGCTCTCGCCGGGCGACGGCAGCGCCGACGTGGTGCAGATCCCCAAGGGCCACACCGACGCGCCGAACCTGAAGGCGCTGCTCGCCAACCCGGCGGTCACGAAGATCTTCCACTTCGCGCGGTTCGACGTCGCGGTGCTGTACCAGACCTTCGGCGTCATGACCGGGCCGATTTATTGCACCAAGATTGCCTCCCGCCTGACCCGCACCTACACCGACCGCCACGGCCTCAAGGATCTCGTGCGCGAGGTGCTCAACATCGACCTCTCCAAGCAGCAGCAGTCCAGCGACTGGGGTTCCGACAGCCTGACCGAGCCGCAGCTCGCCTACGCCGCCTCCGACGTGCTGCATCTGCATGCCTTGCGCGAGCGGCTCGATGCCATGCTGGTGCGGGAAGGCCGCAGCCAGCTGGCGCAGGCCTGTTTCGACTTCCTGCCGACCCGCGCTTTGCTCGACCTCCAGGGCTGGGCGGAAGAGGACATTTTCGCGCATTCCTGA
- a CDS encoding UbiA family prenyltransferase, with protein sequence MEQRAPQYDPGVSEPAAARTLVIDLEGALLRSELLMEALFSNPGRMLARFGAGGRAGMAALTEVLARAEIDCAHLPYDSDVMNRALAARARGDKIYLVADRFAAHAAAIAAHLGFDGVVTPADLAVGNVRFDRASSARIENREARRAGLATWVKALRVHQYAKNTLVFVPALTAHQMSLSALGYALLAFLAFSACASGAYLMNDLLDLAADRQHPTKRHRALAAGDLPISSALSAIPALWLFALAASLCISPLFLGVLGLYLATTIAYSLVLKRKMLVDIVTLAGLYTLRIVAGAVGVGVVLSEWLLIFSLFVFTSLALIKRFSELSMRESAGLADPSNRDYRITDLHVIAAMAAASAMNAVTVFALYVSSSAVTPLYSRPWMLWLLTPLLLYWFGRALMMAHRREMPDDPILYAFRDGPSRIAVAAMICIMLAAI encoded by the coding sequence ATGGAGCAGCGTGCCCCGCAGTACGATCCTGGCGTGTCCGAGCCGGCGGCGGCCCGGACCCTCGTCATCGACCTCGAAGGCGCCCTGTTGCGTTCCGAGCTGCTGATGGAGGCGCTGTTCTCCAACCCCGGCCGTATGCTGGCGCGCTTCGGCGCGGGCGGACGGGCCGGGATGGCGGCGCTGACGGAGGTCCTGGCGCGGGCCGAGATCGACTGCGCCCATCTGCCCTACGATTCCGATGTGATGAACCGGGCGCTGGCGGCGCGGGCGCGCGGCGATAAGATCTATCTCGTCGCGGATCGGTTCGCCGCTCATGCCGCGGCGATCGCGGCGCATCTCGGCTTCGATGGTGTCGTCACGCCGGCCGACCTCGCTGTGGGCAACGTGCGGTTCGATCGTGCCTCCAGCGCGCGCATCGAAAATCGCGAGGCCCGCAGAGCCGGCCTCGCCACCTGGGTGAAGGCGCTGCGGGTCCATCAATACGCCAAGAACACGCTGGTGTTCGTGCCCGCGCTCACGGCGCATCAGATGAGCCTTTCGGCACTGGGCTATGCGCTGCTCGCGTTCCTGGCCTTCTCGGCCTGCGCCTCCGGCGCCTATCTGATGAACGATCTGCTCGATCTCGCCGCCGACCGGCAGCATCCGACCAAGCGCCACCGCGCGCTCGCGGCCGGCGATTTGCCGATCTCGTCGGCGCTGTCGGCCATTCCCGCGTTGTGGTTGTTCGCGCTCGCCGCCAGCCTCTGCATCTCGCCGCTGTTCCTCGGCGTGCTCGGCCTCTACCTCGCCACCACGATCGCCTACTCGCTCGTGCTCAAGCGCAAGATGCTGGTCGACATCGTCACGCTCGCCGGCCTCTACACGCTTCGCATCGTCGCCGGCGCGGTCGGCGTCGGCGTGGTGCTGTCGGAATGGCTGTTGATCTTCTCGCTGTTCGTGTTCACCTCGCTCGCCCTGATCAAGCGCTTCAGCGAGCTCAGCATGCGCGAGAGCGCGGGCCTCGCCGATCCCTCCAACCGCGACTATCGCATCACCGACCTGCACGTCATCGCCGCGATGGCGGCGGCGAGCGCCATGAACGCGGTGACCGTGTTCGCGCTCTACGTCTCGTCCTCGGCGGTGACGCCGCTCTACAGCCGCCCCTGGATGCTGTGGCTGCTCACGCCGCTGCTGCTGTACTGGTTCGGCCGTGCCCTGATGATGGCGCATCGCCGCGAGATGCCGGACGATCCGATCCTGTATGCTTTCCGAGACGGTCCGAGCCGCATCGCGGTCGCGGCGATGATCTGCATCATGCTCGCCGCGATCTGA
- a CDS encoding MFS transporter, whose translation MTEQTPAAPIDDQRPRGFSRYQALLIALLALTQFTIILDFIIMSPLGAILMPSLNITAGQFGVAVSAYAFSAGLSGILAAGFADRFDRKRLLLFFYVGFTLGTLLCAVAPNYHVLLIGRIVTGLFGGVIGSVVLAIITDLFPLQMRGRVMGIIQTAFAASQVLGIPAGLFLANHWSWHVCFVAIVVLSIVTIAIIAFAMAPVDAHLKLKQDRNPFHHLVATISEPRYTLAFAVTTLLATGGYMLMPFSSAYTVHNLGIDITHLPTIYLVSGLFSIVTGPLVGRASDAFGKYPTFVFGCAMTVLMVLIYTHLGHVSLATAILVNVLMFVGIFSRMIPSQALMSAIPDASQRGSFSAVSASLQQLSGGLGSVLAGAIIAQGADGALLHFDWIGYVVVTTTIVTLVMMYFVQKAVAERTGKKVV comes from the coding sequence ATGACCGAACAGACGCCCGCTGCGCCGATCGACGACCAGCGCCCGCGGGGCTTCTCGCGCTACCAGGCGCTCCTCATCGCGCTGCTGGCGCTGACGCAGTTCACGATCATCCTCGATTTCATCATCATGTCGCCGCTCGGCGCCATCCTGATGCCGTCGCTCAACATCACGGCGGGGCAGTTCGGCGTCGCGGTGTCGGCCTATGCATTCAGCGCGGGGCTATCGGGCATCCTCGCCGCCGGATTTGCCGATCGTTTCGATCGCAAGCGCCTCTTGCTGTTCTTCTATGTCGGCTTCACGCTGGGCACCCTGCTGTGCGCGGTGGCGCCGAACTACCATGTGCTGCTGATCGGCCGGATCGTGACCGGATTGTTCGGCGGCGTGATCGGCTCTGTCGTGCTCGCCATCATCACCGACCTGTTTCCGCTGCAGATGCGCGGCCGCGTGATGGGAATCATCCAGACCGCGTTCGCCGCCAGCCAGGTGCTCGGCATTCCCGCCGGCCTGTTTCTTGCCAATCACTGGAGCTGGCATGTCTGCTTCGTCGCGATCGTCGTGCTGTCGATCGTGACGATCGCGATCATCGCCTTCGCCATGGCGCCGGTCGACGCACATCTGAAGCTGAAGCAGGACAGAAACCCGTTCCATCACCTGGTCGCGACGATCAGTGAGCCGCGCTACACGCTGGCCTTCGCCGTCACGACGCTGCTGGCGACCGGCGGCTACATGCTGATGCCGTTCTCCAGCGCCTACACCGTGCATAATCTCGGCATCGACATCACGCATCTGCCGACGATCTATCTCGTCTCCGGCCTGTTCAGCATCGTCACGGGACCGCTGGTCGGCCGCGCCAGCGACGCGTTCGGCAAATATCCGACCTTCGTGTTCGGCTGCGCCATGACCGTCCTCATGGTGCTGATCTACACCCATCTCGGCCACGTTTCGCTTGCGACCGCGATTCTGGTCAACGTGCTGATGTTCGTCGGCATCTTCTCGCGCATGATCCCGTCGCAGGCGCTGATGTCGGCGATTCCCGATGCGAGCCAGCGCGGCTCGTTCAGCGCGGTCAGCGCCTCGCTGCAACAGCTCTCCGGCGGCCTCGGCTCGGTGCTCGCCGGCGCGATCATCGCGCAAGGCGCGGACGGCGCGCTGCTCCATTTCGACTGGATCGGCTACGTCGTCGTGACCACGACGATCGTCACGCTGGTGATGATGTATTTCGTGCAGAAGGCGGTGGCGGAGCGGACGGGGAAGAAGGTGGTGTGA
- a CDS encoding alpha/beta hydrolase has translation MSTAQTFQIPGPHGPLAGTMLAPGSSSAPVVLIVPGSGPTDRDGNGPAGLMAATYRLLAEGLAARGIASVRIDKRGLFGSRAAVADPNSVTIKDYAADVGAWVSAIRARTGASCVWVLGHSEGGLVALVAAQDTADLCGLILVATAGRPLGAVLREQLRSNPANAPLLDQALSAIARLEAGQRVDASGMHPALLPLFRPAVQDFLINEFSFDPAKLIASCRQPVLIVQGRRDIQVGIGDAEQLQRANSAAQLALLPDTNHVLKTVTSDDRTANVATYSDPGLPLAPGVVNAIAGFIAARGDIR, from the coding sequence ATGAGCACAGCGCAGACTTTCCAGATTCCGGGACCTCACGGTCCGCTCGCCGGAACGATGCTCGCACCCGGATCGTCCAGCGCGCCGGTCGTTCTCATTGTCCCCGGCTCCGGCCCCACGGATCGCGACGGCAATGGTCCAGCGGGACTGATGGCAGCGACTTATCGGTTGCTGGCAGAGGGTCTGGCAGCTCGCGGCATTGCAAGCGTCCGCATCGACAAGCGAGGCCTATTTGGCAGCCGTGCCGCCGTCGCCGACCCCAATTCCGTGACGATCAAGGACTACGCCGCCGATGTCGGCGCGTGGGTGTCTGCGATCCGCGCGCGTACCGGAGCGTCGTGCGTTTGGGTGCTGGGACATAGCGAAGGCGGACTGGTTGCGCTCGTTGCCGCGCAGGACACGGCGGATCTCTGTGGATTGATTTTGGTTGCTACAGCCGGCCGTCCGCTCGGCGCCGTCCTCCGGGAACAACTGCGATCAAATCCAGCGAACGCGCCGTTATTGGATCAGGCTTTGTCAGCGATCGCTCGCCTCGAAGCCGGCCAGCGGGTGGACGCGTCCGGAATGCATCCCGCGCTGCTGCCGTTGTTTCGACCTGCGGTGCAGGACTTCCTCATCAATGAATTTTCCTTCGATCCTGCGAAGTTGATTGCGAGTTGCCGCCAACCCGTTCTCATCGTGCAGGGACGGCGGGATATCCAAGTCGGAATCGGCGACGCTGAACAGCTGCAGCGAGCCAATTCCGCTGCCCAGCTCGCGCTTCTACCCGACACCAATCATGTGCTGAAGACCGTCACTTCCGACGATCGGACCGCGAACGTCGCGACGTATTCTGACCCCGGCCTTCCCCTGGCTCCGGGGGTGGTCAATGCGATCGCCGGGTTCATCGCGGCCCGCGGCGACATCCGCTAA